Proteins encoded in a region of the Candidatus Nitrosomarinus catalina genome:
- a CDS encoding virginiamycin B lyase family protein: MKKILIVLLVLSVSSIPFVSAHPFTDETIPDLSSNAPTGVSEVIVYFSEPVEIEFSVIKVLDNNGNQIDNKDTNYYEDEKSLIVTTEPLEDGVYTVTTKVLSKVDGHLVPGAFLFAVGDVVIDPKLLEDQSSTDLIFYPEAGARFPGIVGQTIVLGVVIASLIIWGTQNKQSIKEELEQVQIKHHRKFMTITGIGLMLVFISNILMIAVQTVRLETSPIEAIQTYFGTIWLARMIITIVLLGLWFALDRKTNVTKKVQIPMLGAMLALISTSTLIGHGAATGEAPALILDYIHNLVAAVWIGGIFYFVFTLLPSLSNLKEESREKMSLALIPRFSIAFIISIGIVIITGPLLMWFLESDVGLITESVYGQLIILKIAIASVMVALGGFFQFRVQKTAEKNYHSGKINVHRKLKRSLKVDAALGVILLGVVALLTNGTLPEGEFQDASAQEIIYGFKTIEFTDNAKFEIQITPFSSGVNTILVQVSDFDNNPIYDANAIKVKMANPSKNISPIEIPMEITKEKNDIPTEFQGELTFGFSGEWQMEIEAQRTENANESKIVNVLIKPRLENVQAQVVEYEFPEDAKPLYPLYDGDNSIWVSDPSAPRLWEFSLDTQEFSSYSFDGSSTTFLTMDNSGKIWFTDSPGNQIGFIDLTTKEITTKTIPNLAPVTVSNTPIFIQADFDGNIWITIVNKNKIMKYIPNEDIFKNVALPEKDSLPFALSLDSDGNIWYTATGTGKFGKIDPEEGKLTQYSKEIPLQGPEYFLFDKNGDVWIAEHTGAAITKFNPVLETFESISVLDKEALPFGMTFDRYGNIWFAQHVVDSIGIYDPDNNDLKEIPIPTEGSFIQFVTSDKNGKIWFVEQEGNKIGTINTIELPVDLSQVKTIDNIENNIEMKYTEIASPLIALGIIATSLFFIKSIYDKRRLNSLINS, translated from the coding sequence TCATCAATTCCATTTGTATCAGCACATCCATTTACAGATGAAACCATTCCTGATTTATCATCAAATGCACCAACCGGAGTTTCAGAAGTAATTGTATATTTTTCAGAACCTGTTGAAATAGAATTTAGTGTAATCAAAGTTTTAGATAATAATGGAAACCAAATTGATAATAAGGACACAAATTATTATGAAGATGAAAAATCATTAATTGTTACAACTGAACCTTTAGAAGATGGAGTATACACAGTTACCACTAAAGTATTATCAAAAGTTGATGGTCATCTAGTTCCTGGTGCATTTTTGTTTGCAGTTGGAGATGTTGTTATTGATCCAAAGTTATTAGAAGATCAAAGTTCAACTGATCTAATATTTTATCCAGAAGCTGGTGCAAGATTTCCAGGAATTGTTGGTCAAACAATTGTTTTAGGAGTTGTTATTGCATCATTAATAATTTGGGGAACTCAAAATAAACAATCAATCAAAGAAGAATTAGAACAAGTTCAAATTAAACATCATCGAAAATTCATGACCATTACCGGCATAGGACTGATGCTAGTTTTTATTTCTAATATCTTAATGATTGCTGTTCAAACTGTTAGATTAGAAACATCACCAATAGAAGCAATTCAAACTTACTTTGGAACTATTTGGTTAGCTCGAATGATAATTACTATTGTTTTACTTGGATTATGGTTTGCATTAGATAGAAAAACGAATGTAACCAAGAAAGTTCAAATTCCAATGCTTGGTGCCATGTTGGCATTAATTTCAACTTCAACTCTAATTGGTCATGGTGCTGCAACTGGTGAAGCACCAGCATTAATTCTAGATTATATCCACAATTTAGTTGCTGCAGTTTGGATTGGTGGAATATTTTATTTTGTTTTTACATTATTGCCTTCATTATCAAACTTAAAAGAAGAGAGCAGGGAAAAAATGAGTCTTGCATTAATTCCAAGATTTTCAATTGCATTTATCATATCAATTGGCATTGTAATAATTACAGGTCCATTACTAATGTGGTTCCTAGAAAGTGATGTAGGATTAATCACTGAATCAGTTTATGGGCAATTGATAATACTAAAAATTGCAATTGCGAGCGTAATGGTTGCCTTAGGAGGCTTTTTCCAATTTAGGGTACAAAAAACTGCAGAAAAAAATTACCATTCTGGAAAAATTAATGTTCATAGAAAATTAAAGAGATCACTCAAAGTTGATGCGGCATTAGGAGTCATTCTATTAGGAGTAGTAGCATTATTGACAAACGGCACTTTGCCTGAAGGGGAATTCCAAGATGCCAGTGCACAAGAAATCATCTACGGATTTAAAACAATTGAATTTACTGATAATGCAAAATTTGAGATTCAAATTACACCATTTTCAAGTGGAGTAAACACAATTTTAGTACAAGTAAGTGACTTTGATAATAATCCAATATACGATGCAAATGCCATTAAAGTAAAAATGGCAAATCCGTCAAAAAATATTTCACCAATTGAAATTCCAATGGAGATAACTAAAGAAAAAAATGATATTCCAACAGAATTTCAAGGTGAGTTAACATTTGGATTTTCTGGAGAATGGCAAATGGAAATTGAAGCTCAAAGAACTGAAAATGCAAATGAATCAAAAATTGTGAATGTACTAATTAAGCCAAGATTAGAAAATGTTCAAGCTCAAGTAGTTGAATATGAATTTCCAGAAGATGCAAAGCCTCTTTATCCATTATATGATGGGGATAATTCTATTTGGGTAAGTGATCCATCTGCACCAAGATTGTGGGAATTTTCACTGGATACACAAGAATTTTCTTCTTATTCATTTGATGGGTCATCTACAACATTTCTAACTATGGATAATTCTGGAAAAATATGGTTTACAGATTCTCCAGGAAATCAAATTGGATTTATTGATTTAACAACAAAAGAAATTACAACAAAAACAATTCCAAATCTTGCTCCAGTAACGGTATCAAATACACCAATATTCATTCAAGCAGATTTTGATGGCAATATTTGGATTACAATTGTTAACAAAAATAAAATTATGAAGTATATTCCAAATGAAGATATTTTCAAAAACGTAGCATTACCTGAAAAAGACTCACTTCCATTTGCATTATCATTAGACAGTGATGGAAATATTTGGTATACTGCTACAGGCACAGGTAAATTTGGAAAAATTGATCCAGAAGAAGGAAAACTGACTCAATATTCAAAAGAAATTCCTCTTCAGGGTCCAGAATATTTCCTCTTTGACAAAAATGGGGATGTATGGATTGCTGAACATACAGGTGCAGCAATCACAAAATTCAATCCAGTTTTAGAGACTTTTGAGAGTATTTCTGTATTAGATAAAGAAGCACTTCCATTCGGAATGACGTTTGATAGATATGGAAATATTTGGTTTGCACAGCACGTAGTTGACAGTATTGGAATTTATGATCCAGATAATAATGATTTGAAAGAAATTCCAATTCCAACTGAAGGATCTTTTATTCAATTTGTGACATCAGACAAAAATGGAAAAATATGGTTTGTTGAACAAGAAGGAAACAAAATTGGTACAATAAACACAATAGAACTTCCAGTAGATCTTTCGCAAGTTAAGACAATTGATAATATTGAGAATAATATTGAAATGAAATATACGGAGATAGCATCTCCACTAATTGCTTTAGGAATTATTGCAACTTCCTTATTCTTTATAAAAAGTATTTACGATAAACGTAGATTGAATTCTTTAATTAACTCTTAG
- a CDS encoding metal ABC transporter permease, producing the protein MHRALIAGAVIAILCSVIGLFLVLRRYSLFGDALAHSSFGGIALGLFAGIYPLWTAYGVSIVSALIITKIKDRYNISGDASIAVLLSSGIAAGLVIISFSGGFTLDIFSFLFGSILLVSVDDTVAIVALAGVILMIILLLFRQILYSTFNEKQAKVSGIPVEKINYLLIILAGLTVVTSIQLVGVLLISALFVIPNVTAIMYGRSFKQTMLISMSLSVFSVVAGILISYVFDITPAGTIVLLSVAILAITMGIKSAGLLSKS; encoded by the coding sequence ATGCATAGAGCATTAATTGCTGGAGCTGTAATAGCAATTTTATGTTCTGTAATAGGATTGTTTTTAGTTTTAAGACGTTATTCCTTATTTGGTGATGCACTTGCACATTCCTCATTTGGTGGAATTGCTCTGGGTCTATTTGCTGGAATTTATCCATTATGGACTGCTTATGGGGTATCGATAGTTAGTGCATTAATTATTACAAAAATTAAGGATAGATACAACATCTCTGGCGATGCCTCAATTGCTGTTCTTTTATCATCAGGCATAGCAGCTGGGCTTGTAATTATTAGTTTTTCAGGTGGATTTACACTTGATATCTTTAGTTTTCTATTTGGTAGCATACTTCTTGTTAGTGTAGATGATACAGTCGCAATTGTAGCATTAGCTGGAGTGATTTTAATGATAATTTTGTTATTATTTAGACAAATTCTTTATTCTACATTTAATGAAAAACAAGCTAAAGTTAGTGGAATTCCAGTAGAAAAAATAAATTATTTACTTATAATTTTGGCAGGACTAACTGTCGTTACATCCATTCAACTTGTTGGCGTATTGTTAATTTCAGCATTATTTGTAATTCCAAACGTTACAGCAATAATGTATGGCAGAAGCTTTAAACAAACTATGCTTATTTCTATGAGCTTATCAGTATTTTCTGTTGTTGCTGGAATTTTAATTTCATATGTATTTGATATTACCCCAGCTGGAACAATTGTTTTACTTTCAGTTGCAATACTTGCAATAACTATGGGAATAAAGTCTGCTGGATTATTATCTAAGAGTTAA
- a CDS encoding metal ABC transporter ATP-binding protein translates to MLNAVEISNLTVKYPEVVALDDVSFVIKQGDFLGIIGPNGAGKSTLFDSMLGLNTTYSGTIKFFDQDIKKSKTYQKEIGYVPQKPEFENNFPATVSDVVRMGLRKKSDDKKVDEILQQLMLHELRDRRIGALSGGQLQRVFIAKALVHDPKILILDEPNTGVDQQNINLFFSILKELNSKQGITIIWSSHDLDAVNKLANHVACLNRTLFFHGESEKFFSDDELVKQYSEASMQEHMHHH, encoded by the coding sequence ATGTTAAATGCAGTTGAAATTTCAAATCTCACAGTCAAATATCCCGAAGTAGTAGCATTAGATGATGTTAGTTTTGTAATTAAACAAGGTGATTTTTTAGGAATTATTGGACCTAACGGTGCAGGTAAATCCACTCTTTTTGATTCAATGTTGGGTCTAAATACAACATATAGTGGAACAATCAAATTTTTTGATCAGGATATTAAAAAATCAAAAACTTACCAAAAAGAAATTGGTTATGTTCCACAAAAACCTGAATTTGAAAATAACTTTCCTGCAACAGTTAGTGATGTTGTAAGAATGGGTTTGAGAAAAAAATCTGATGATAAAAAAGTAGATGAAATTTTACAACAACTAATGTTACATGAACTTCGTGATAGACGAATTGGCGCATTATCTGGTGGACAACTACAACGTGTATTTATTGCAAAAGCATTAGTTCATGATCCAAAAATTTTGATTTTAGATGAACCTAATACGGGAGTTGATCAACAAAACATAAATTTATTTTTTAGCATCTTAAAGGAATTAAATTCTAAACAAGGAATTACAATCATTTGGTCATCTCATGATTTAGATGCTGTAAACAAATTGGCAAACCATGTTGCATGCTTAAATCGAACATTGTTTTTTCATGGCGAATCTGAAAAATTCTTTTCTGATGACGAACTTGTGAAACAGTATTCTGAAGCATCTATGCAGGAACACATGCACCATCATTAA
- a CDS encoding CopG family ribbon-helix-helix protein, with translation MTIVSISLNEEILSELDKLQSTMGFSGRSEAIRAGIRSFVSEEKQNSNLSGNIHAILLVVHNDEFDQLVSGITHNFEDLITTHLHSKIDKEKCMELFVIDGDAEQVTTMTQDFHRNKNMDTQ, from the coding sequence ATGACAATTGTTTCAATATCATTGAATGAAGAAATTTTATCAGAATTAGACAAATTACAATCTACAATGGGATTTTCAGGAAGATCAGAAGCAATTAGAGCTGGAATCAGAAGTTTTGTTTCTGAAGAAAAACAAAATTCAAATTTATCAGGAAATATTCACGCCATTCTTTTAGTTGTTCACAATGATGAATTTGATCAACTTGTGTCAGGGATTACTCATAATTTTGAAGACCTAATCACAACACATCTTCACAGTAAAATTGACAAAGAAAAGTGTATGGAATTATTTGTCATTGATGGAGATGCAGAACAAGTTACAACAATGACACAAGATTTTCATAGAAATAAAAATATGGATACACAATGA
- a CDS encoding cupredoxin domain-containing protein, with protein MKTKAIGSIFLLFTFVAGMIAMSPTGYADYLHPIHPVFADHHEVTITPVSGSGSGPGCELTDKGCYSPNTVTVYVGSLIIFSNTDNVKHTFTSGSPSDDVIGTEFNSGMLEPGASAEWTPENVGEFTYFDMIHPWMQGTIIVQEGGDKAHPEKETHTEEKVVEEKIIEEVVDEPVKVEEVMKNLAAVEQVVDEPVAAPQESSEEGGGCLIATAAYGSELAPQVQMLREIRDNQLMNTESGSAFMTTFNEAYYSFSPTIADMERESPVFKEIVKAGLTPMISTLSIMESAETESEVLGLGLSVIALNLGMYIGLPAFGIVKVIQLRKN; from the coding sequence ATGAAGACTAAAGCAATTGGCTCAATTTTTCTATTATTTACTTTTGTAGCTGGAATGATTGCAATGTCACCAACAGGTTATGCAGATTATCTTCATCCTATACATCCTGTTTTTGCAGACCATCATGAAGTTACAATTACTCCAGTATCAGGTTCAGGTTCTGGTCCAGGTTGTGAATTAACTGATAAAGGATGTTACAGTCCTAATACTGTCACAGTATATGTCGGCAGCCTCATAATATTCTCAAATACAGATAACGTTAAACACACATTCACTTCAGGCTCTCCATCAGATGATGTTATTGGTACAGAATTTAATTCAGGAATGTTAGAGCCAGGTGCTTCTGCAGAATGGACTCCTGAAAATGTTGGAGAATTTACTTATTTTGATATGATTCATCCTTGGATGCAAGGAACAATTATCGTACAAGAAGGAGGAGACAAAGCTCATCCAGAAAAAGAAACTCACACTGAAGAAAAAGTTGTAGAAGAAAAAATTATTGAAGAAGTTGTAGATGAACCAGTTAAAGTTGAAGAAGTCATGAAGAATCTTGCAGCAGTTGAACAAGTTGTAGATGAACCAGTTGCAGCACCTCAAGAGTCATCCGAAGAAGGCGGCGGTTGTCTAATTGCAACAGCAGCATACGGCTCAGAACTCGCACCACAAGTTCAGATGTTAAGAGAAATTCGTGACAACCAGTTGATGAACACAGAATCAGGATCCGCATTCATGACAACATTCAATGAAGCATACTATTCATTCAGTCCAACAATTGCAGACATGGAACGTGAAAGTCCAGTGTTTAAAGAAATTGTAAAGGCTGGATTGACTCCAATGATTAGCACGTTATCCATCATGGAAAGTGCTGAAACTGAAAGCGAAGTCTTGGGACTTGGTTTGTCAGTAATTGCATTGAATCTTGGAATGTACATCGGACTTCCAGCATTTGGAATCGTTAAAGTCATTCAATTAAGAAAAAATTAA
- a CDS encoding CFI-box-CTERM domain-containing protein — MSIKKIFIFSIIFCLLFPASSVYGHGLGIDTISSINIQEKQFSVSIEMPMYFENEQEQITITATDNETDENVNNVTYLIGIFYKDEMILRNYFFAEDGILPITVTPTNDGDITIVGEKDSLLGAWYGTESNPVEITGPIFNSGGLYTFEIEIRTIDEPTNIIEDSGVYTADLTIVESKSFTQKDQNNQDVEFGTKSYFDSISNFQYDSDKKEVTFEMPFDWNESKMSHVNVIHVETQFPKDFEEFLSPSYTGHVNDIKLFKSSVTVDDYTYDDERTVHFVLLQDHLRYLKNEMRELEQPLPDKIEFKLSASEETKFPLIAYTASEEFKVNLAWDPKDIEVGVPTNFVFTIRDSYTDSPMRLSDYTFVIVQNNKELHRVSDNAEVGGDFEKFTFSEGQTGPTIVKFENIRNTGQETEFAFVVFDKTFGEKKSAAVEQVVDEPVASPQESSEEDGGCLIATATYGSEMSQQVQQLRELRDNQLLNTESGTAFMGMFNDVYYSFSPVIADYERENPYFKEAVKIAITPMISTLSIMESAETESEVLGLGLSVIALNLGMYIGLPAFGIVKVIQLRKN, encoded by the coding sequence TTGTCAATAAAAAAAATTTTTATTTTTTCAATCATCTTTTGCCTGTTATTTCCAGCAAGTAGTGTTTACGGACATGGTTTAGGAATTGACACAATTTCTTCAATAAATATTCAAGAAAAACAATTTTCTGTTTCTATAGAAATGCCAATGTATTTTGAAAATGAACAGGAGCAAATTACAATTACTGCAACAGATAATGAAACTGATGAAAATGTAAATAATGTGACATATCTTATTGGAATTTTTTACAAAGATGAAATGATATTGAGAAATTACTTTTTCGCCGAAGATGGAATTTTACCAATTACTGTTACACCAACAAATGATGGGGATATTACAATTGTAGGAGAAAAGGATTCATTACTTGGAGCATGGTATGGTACTGAATCCAATCCCGTAGAAATCACAGGTCCAATTTTTAATTCAGGAGGATTGTACACCTTTGAAATTGAGATTAGAACTATTGATGAGCCCACAAACATCATAGAGGATTCTGGTGTGTATACTGCTGATTTAACCATTGTCGAGTCCAAATCTTTTACACAAAAAGATCAAAATAATCAAGATGTAGAATTTGGTACAAAATCATATTTTGATTCAATTTCAAATTTTCAATATGATTCTGATAAAAAAGAAGTAACTTTTGAAATGCCATTTGATTGGAATGAAAGTAAAATGTCTCACGTGAATGTTATTCATGTTGAAACACAGTTTCCAAAAGATTTTGAAGAATTTTTGAGTCCTAGTTACACTGGCCATGTAAATGACATCAAATTATTCAAATCTTCAGTTACTGTAGATGACTATACTTATGATGATGAACGTACTGTTCATTTTGTTTTACTGCAAGATCATCTTCGTTATTTGAAAAATGAGATGCGTGAATTAGAACAACCATTACCTGACAAAATTGAGTTTAAATTATCTGCAAGTGAAGAAACCAAATTTCCTTTAATTGCCTATACTGCAAGTGAGGAATTCAAAGTCAATTTAGCATGGGATCCTAAGGATATCGAGGTTGGAGTTCCAACTAATTTTGTTTTCACTATTAGAGATAGTTATACTGATTCACCAATGAGACTTTCTGATTACACATTTGTAATTGTTCAAAACAACAAAGAACTTCATCGTGTAAGTGATAACGCTGAAGTAGGTGGAGATTTTGAAAAGTTCACATTTTCTGAAGGTCAGACAGGACCTACAATAGTTAAATTTGAAAATATTCGAAATACTGGACAAGAAACAGAATTTGCTTTTGTTGTTTTTGATAAAACATTTGGAGAAAAGAAATCTGCAGCAGTTGAACAAGTTGTAGATGAACCAGTTGCATCACCTCAAGAGTCATCTGAAGAAGATGGAGGTTGTCTGATAGCTACTGCAACTTATGGTTCTGAGATGTCACAACAAGTTCAACAACTCAGAGAACTTCGTGACAACCAATTACTGAACACAGAATCTGGAACTGCATTCATGGGAATGTTCAACGACGTCTACTATTCATTCTCACCAGTTATAGCTGATTACGAGCGTGAAAATCCATACTTCAAAGAAGCAGTAAAGATTGCAATCACTCCAATGATTAGCACGTTATCCATCATGGAAAGTGCTGAAACTGAAAGCGAAGTCTTGGGACTTGGTTTGTCAGTAATTGCATTGAATCTTGGAATGTACATCGGACTTCCAGCATTTGGAATCGTTAAAGTCATTCAATTAAGAAAAAATTAG
- a CDS encoding LON peptidase substrate-binding domain-containing protein codes for MSEKKIIPIFPLDLVLFPRQELPLRIFEPRYKQLVDDCMLGDGQFGVCLIDEQNSVNGWNSPKLVGTIAKISKCEDVELDGLQLHIETMGRNSFRIKKIIPPVLSQPDNYDPLSVEGHQEISKIHEEIGTQEKMYIQAEVELIPEIDENISLVRWKSLIELWKKKIIHQALPQIVESHALDHVLEQYYLTSDSPTIDYIYSLAALGAKDPNELQPLLEATTMEDLIETTKELLTVK; via the coding sequence ATGAGTGAAAAAAAAATTATTCCAATTTTTCCATTAGACTTAGTTTTGTTTCCTAGACAGGAACTACCTCTTAGGATTTTTGAGCCTCGATACAAACAACTTGTAGATGATTGCATGCTTGGTGATGGCCAATTTGGTGTTTGTTTGATTGATGAACAAAATTCAGTTAATGGATGGAATTCTCCAAAATTAGTTGGAACAATTGCCAAAATTAGTAAATGTGAGGATGTTGAACTTGATGGATTACAACTTCATATTGAAACAATGGGCAGAAATTCGTTTAGAATAAAAAAAATTATTCCACCTGTCCTTTCCCAACCTGATAATTATGATCCACTTTCAGTTGAGGGTCATCAAGAAATATCAAAAATTCATGAGGAAATTGGTACTCAAGAAAAAATGTACATACAAGCTGAAGTTGAATTGATCCCTGAAATTGATGAAAATATTTCTTTAGTACGATGGAAGTCATTAATTGAATTATGGAAAAAGAAAATTATTCATCAGGCCTTACCGCAAATTGTTGAATCTCATGCCCTAGATCATGTTTTAGAACAATACTATCTAACTAGCGATTCCCCAACTATTGATTATATTTACTCTCTAGCAGCACTTGGTGCAAAGGATCCTAATGAACTTCAACCGCTTTTAGAAGCAACAACTATGGAAGATCTTATTGAAACGACCAAAGAATTACTGACAGTAAAATAG
- the pyrB gene encoding aspartate carbamoyltransferase, giving the protein MNEFYNKDIISIKDFSKDQLEKIFTSTDKMIQLDSSQRREICKGKTLGYLFYEPSTRTRLSFDSAMASIGGNSLGISNISSSSTQKGESLADTVKIMSIYSDILVLRHTLDGSSRFASEISDKPVINAGSGTEEHPTQAIQDLYTIKKEKKKIDGLKIGIVGDLKYGRTVYSLLYGLGNYDVDVRLISPESLRIRSDSTYDIKKNIDFTESTKLEDHIDELDVLYVTRIQKERFPDEEEYLKVKGSYVVGQDLVNQMKDDSIILHPLPRIDEISTEVDKTKNAKYFQQAEYGKYTRATLLGLTLNENGF; this is encoded by the coding sequence ATGAATGAATTCTACAACAAGGACATTATTTCAATTAAGGATTTTAGCAAGGATCAATTAGAAAAAATCTTTACATCAACAGATAAGATGATTCAACTAGATTCATCTCAAAGACGAGAAATTTGTAAAGGAAAAACTTTGGGGTATTTGTTTTATGAACCGAGTACTAGAACACGTCTAAGTTTTGACTCTGCAATGGCATCAATTGGAGGCAACTCCTTAGGAATTTCAAACATTTCATCTTCATCAACTCAAAAAGGTGAAAGTCTCGCAGACACTGTAAAAATAATGTCTATTTATTCAGATATTCTTGTTTTGAGACATACTTTGGATGGCTCAAGTAGATTTGCTTCAGAGATTTCAGACAAGCCTGTAATTAATGCTGGTAGTGGTACTGAAGAACATCCTACTCAAGCAATTCAAGATTTGTATACAATCAAAAAAGAAAAGAAAAAGATTGATGGATTAAAAATTGGTATTGTTGGAGATTTGAAATATGGAAGAACAGTTTACTCACTATTGTATGGTTTAGGTAACTATGATGTTGATGTTCGCTTAATTTCACCAGAGTCTTTGAGAATTAGATCTGATTCAACTTATGACATTAAAAAGAATATTGACTTTACTGAATCTACTAAACTTGAGGATCATATTGATGAACTAGATGTTTTGTATGTAACACGAATTCAAAAAGAAAGGTTTCCAGATGAAGAAGAATATCTAAAAGTAAAGGGCAGTTATGTAGTTGGACAAGATTTAGTTAATCAAATGAAGGATGATTCAATTATTTTACATCCATTGCCTAGAATTGATGAAATTTCTACTGAAGTTGATAAAACAAAAAATGCTAAATATTTCCAACAAGCTGAATATGGAAAATATACCCGTGCTACATTGTTAGGTCTAACATTAAATGAAAATGGATTCTAA
- the pyrI gene encoding aspartate carbamoyltransferase regulatory subunit encodes MEQSELMVRRIKEGTVIDHIDEGKGLQVLDALRIDGQDGSLITLAMNVPSGKSKKKDIIKVENKFLKDDDTNKIAIIASKATINIIKNYKLIEKRRVALPNEIDKIFRCTNPDCITNSTEHIESIMDVIDKDGMVLKCRYCARILDVSKIKYN; translated from the coding sequence ATGGAACAGTCTGAACTAATGGTTCGACGAATCAAAGAAGGCACAGTTATTGATCATATTGATGAAGGGAAGGGCCTACAGGTTCTCGATGCCCTAAGAATTGATGGTCAGGACGGCAGTTTGATCACTTTAGCCATGAATGTTCCAAGTGGAAAATCAAAGAAAAAGGACATAATCAAAGTAGAAAATAAATTTCTAAAAGATGATGATACAAACAAGATTGCAATAATAGCCTCTAAAGCAACAATCAATATTATAAAAAATTACAAATTAATTGAAAAAAGACGAGTTGCACTTCCAAATGAAATTGATAAAATATTTCGTTGTACTAATCCCGATTGCATTACAAACAGTACAGAGCATATCGAATCAATAATGGATGTGATTGACAAAGATGGTATGGTTCTCAAATGCAGATATTGTGCAAGAATATTAGATGTAAGTAAAATAAAATACAATTAG
- a CDS encoding ATP synthase subunit C, which translates to MKTIVLLLLAAAVISVIGSTGVAYAQEDGASSDGSLKILGAGLAFGLAAFGAGIGLGQVGAAGLAVISENPALQSKVFIFVGMVESIAIYGIVMMFIILGQ; encoded by the coding sequence ATGAAAACTATTGTCTTGTTACTTTTGGCAGCAGCAGTAATTTCAGTTATCGGATCAACTGGTGTAGCATATGCACAAGAAGATGGTGCATCAAGTGATGGATCATTGAAAATTCTTGGTGCAGGTTTAGCATTTGGTCTTGCAGCATTTGGTGCAGGTATCGGCTTAGGTCAAGTCGGTGCAGCAGGTCTTGCAGTAATCAGTGAAAACCCAGCATTGCAATCAAAAGTATTCATCTTCGTAGGTATGGTCGAATCAATCGCAATCTACGGTATAGTTATGATGTTTATCATCTTAGGACAATAG
- a CDS encoding V-type ATP synthase subunit D, translating into MSFGQNVAATKIELFKYKKSSQVAVMVQGILDDKRKVLLKNIEEMIEEASKARGGIWDPLQDIYKSVNEAYLALGTNTVDSVAESTPPVMEVDVNVRRVVDVKIPALSVTEKDTKSMPYGFADTNSSIDRGAKQIKELLPKICKAAEYENSIFSLAKALEKTQKLLNALENVIIPQYQHKIRFILATLEEREREEFAKLKKVKAKMESRK; encoded by the coding sequence ATGTCATTTGGACAAAATGTCGCTGCTACAAAAATTGAACTTTTCAAATACAAAAAATCAAGTCAAGTTGCTGTAATGGTACAGGGTATTTTAGATGATAAACGTAAAGTTTTGTTAAAAAATATTGAAGAAATGATTGAAGAGGCTTCAAAAGCTAGAGGGGGAATTTGGGATCCATTACAAGATATTTACAAATCTGTTAATGAAGCATATCTGGCATTAGGCACCAATACTGTTGATTCTGTTGCAGAGTCTACTCCTCCTGTAATGGAAGTTGATGTAAATGTTAGAAGAGTTGTTGATGTTAAAATTCCTGCATTGTCAGTAACTGAAAAAGATACAAAATCAATGCCTTATGGATTTGCAGATACTAATTCCTCAATTGATAGAGGGGCAAAACAAATCAAAGAATTATTGCCAAAAATTTGTAAAGCTGCAGAATATGAAAATTCTATTTTTAGCCTTGCAAAAGCACTAGAAAAAACACAAAAACTGCTAAATGCACTAGAAAATGTAATTATTCCTCAATATCAACATAAAATTAGATTTATTCTTGCTACTCTTGAAGAAAGAGAAAGAGAAGAATTCGCAAAGTTAAAAAAAGTGAAGGCTAAGATGGAGAGTAGGAAATAA